The sequence AATTTAAACGACTTGCTCGAGGGAAAATCTTAACTCCTGGTGTTTTCACCAAGTGTGGGCACCTATCTCTGCCTTTAGGTCGTCGGACACACGGAAGGCCAGTCCATCAATTAGTTTTATTAGCATTCGAGGGTCCCTGTCCTGAAGGGATGGAAGTTAGACATTTGAACGGAGACCCACAAGATAACAGGCTCGCTAATCTCGAATACGGAACTCGAACAGAAAATATTCTCGATGTCTACCGGCAAGGGAAACGGTGGAGGAAGCTCAGTACAGAAGACGTTCAAGAGATTAGAAGAAGGCTTGCTTCAGAAGAGGCAGTGAAAAGCATAGCAGCTTCATTCGAAGTATCCATCGTGACTATTTACAACATAAAGAAAGGGGTCTTTTACGGTTGGTTAAAACCCTCTCAATAGATATTGAGACCTACTCCGACGTCGACCTGATCAAGTGCGGCGTGTATGCATATACCGACTCTCCGGCGTTCGAGATCCTGCTCTTCGCCTATTCGGTCGACGGTGGACCCGTGGAGGTCGTCGACCTGGCACAGGGCGAACAGCTGCCGACAGAGATCCTATCAGCGCTGACCGATCCCGCTGTCCAGAAGATCGCCTACAACGCAAACTTCGAGCGGACCTGTATCGCCCGGCACTACGGCATCAGCCAGCCGCCGGAACAGTGGAAGTGTACGGCGGTGGATGCCTCTCGGCTCGGCCTTCCCGGCTTCCTGGACGGCGTTGCACAAGCGCTCAAGCTGGACGTGCAGAAGGACTCGGCCGGTAAGGCGCTCATCAAGTACTTCTCCGTTCCGTGCAAGCCGACGCAAGTCAACGGCGGCCGTACTCGGAACCTGCCGGAGCACGACCCGGAGAAGTGGCAGCAGTACATCGAGTACAACCGCCGCGACGTGGAAGTGGAGATGGAGATCCGCAAGAAGATCGACCCGGCGCTGGACGTGAGCCCGGAAGAACAGGCTCTCTGGTCGCTCGATCAGCGTATCAACGACCGCGGCGTCCGAGTGGATCTGCAGCTGATGGAACAGGCGATTGCCTGCAATGAAAAGGTCGCGTCTGCCTTGAAGCAGCAGTCGAAACAAATTACAGGACTGCAGAACCCGAACAGCACCGCTCAGCTCAGTGGCTGGTTGGAAGAGCAAGGGCATCCGCTGCCGAACCTGCAAGCAGACACCGTGGACGACCTGCTGGCGACACTTCCGGACGGAGACGTCAAGCAGGTTCTGACCAACCGTCGGCAGCTGTCGAAAGCGTCCGTCTCGAAGTACAAGGCCATGCAGCGTTCCGTCTGTTCAGACGGCCGCATCAAAGGGTTGCTGCAGTTCTACGGAGCCGGCCGCACCGGTCGCTGGGCAGGTCGGATCGTCCAGGTGCAGAACCTGACGAAGAACTACATGAAAGACATTGAGAACGCGAGCCGGGTGGTCAAGTCCGGCCAGTTCGACGCCATCCCGCTGCTGTTCGATGAGAGTCCAAACGACATCCTGTCTCAACTGGTCCGTACAGCGCTCGTCGCGTCACCTGGTAACCGGCTCATCGTTTCCGACTTCTCGGCGATTGAAGCGCGAGTCATTGCCTGGTTTGCCGGGGAGCAGTGGCGCCTGAACGTCTTCGAGACGCACGGCAAAATCTATGAAGCGTCTGCGTCGGCCATGTTCAACGTACCGATCGAGAACATCGGGAAAGGCAGCGATCTCCGGCAGCGCGGGAAAGTCGCGGAACTGGCCCTCGGCTATGCCGGAGGAACCGGTGCTCTGAAAGCGATGGGTGCCCTCGACATGGGTTTGGAAGAAGGAGAGCTGCAAGGACTAGTAGATGCCTGGCGCGGCGCCAACCCGAACATCGTTCGGTTCTGGCACGCCTGTAACTCAGCAGCCATCGAAGCGGTGGAAGGCCGCACAGCGGTCTCCACGCACAAGCTCACGTTCGATTACCGGAAAGGCATCTTGTACATCGTCCTTCCGTCCGGTCGCCGTCTCGCTTATGTGCGACCGCGGATTGAAGAAGGCAGATTCGGGCAGCCG comes from Sporosarcina trichiuri and encodes:
- a CDS encoding HNH endonuclease, whose amino-acid sequence is MTLEEWKDIPGHEGKYQVSNLGRVRSLDRYVRGETKNGTEFKRLARGKILTPGVFTKCGHLSLPLGRRTHGRPVHQLVLLAFEGPCPEGMEVRHLNGDPQDNRLANLEYGTRTENILDVYRQGKRWRKLSTEDVQEIRRRLASEEAVKSIAASFEVSIVTIYNIKKGVFYGWLKPSQ
- a CDS encoding DNA polymerase → MVKTLSIDIETYSDVDLIKCGVYAYTDSPAFEILLFAYSVDGGPVEVVDLAQGEQLPTEILSALTDPAVQKIAYNANFERTCIARHYGISQPPEQWKCTAVDASRLGLPGFLDGVAQALKLDVQKDSAGKALIKYFSVPCKPTQVNGGRTRNLPEHDPEKWQQYIEYNRRDVEVEMEIRKKIDPALDVSPEEQALWSLDQRINDRGVRVDLQLMEQAIACNEKVASALKQQSKQITGLQNPNSTAQLSGWLEEQGHPLPNLQADTVDDLLATLPDGDVKQVLTNRRQLSKASVSKYKAMQRSVCSDGRIKGLLQFYGAGRTGRWAGRIVQVQNLTKNYMKDIENASRVVKSGQFDAIPLLFDESPNDILSQLVRTALVASPGNRLIVSDFSAIEARVIAWFAGEQWRLNVFETHGKIYEASASAMFNVPIENIGKGSDLRQRGKVAELALGYAGGTGALKAMGALDMGLEEGELQGLVDAWRGANPNIVRFWHACNSAAIEAVEGRTAVSTHKLTFDYRKGILYIVLPSGRRLAYVRPRIEEGRFGQPALVFDGLDFNRKWGKVETFGGKLVENIVQATARDCLAVSMMNVEAAGYEIVMHVHDELVTDTPYGFGSLAEVEEIMAQPISWAPGLPLNADGFETEFYMKEKD